Proteins from one Impatiens glandulifera chromosome 2, dImpGla2.1, whole genome shotgun sequence genomic window:
- the LOC124926670 gene encoding putative GEM-like protein 8 → MKNLQPVEHFIGIPTRSNRLLLDHGRHNHISFPVNGPLKFNQIIKNKRRPTERAINAANNILEHVKLGSNISAIVKGKLGLGAKILKNGGVEKVFKHKFSVENREKILKASQCYISTTAGPIAGLLFITTNRIAFCSERSIKLQSPNGMSARAHYKISIPLEKIKGAIVSQNSERPSQKYIELATVDNFDFWFLGFLNYQNTYKYIIQAISLPQYFELSTH, encoded by the exons ATGAAGAATCTGCAGCCCGTTGAGCATTTTATTGGAATTCCCACCAGATCAAACAGACTCTTGCTTGATCATGGTCGCCATAATCATATATCTTTTCCTGTCAATGGACCATTGAAGTTCAATCAGA TAATAAAAAACAAGAGAAGACCAACAGAGAGAGCAATAAATGCAGCAAATAACATTCTAGAGCATG TAAAACTAGGATCTAATATCAGTGCAATAGTAAAGGGGAAGTTGGGCTTAGGAGCCAAAATCCTCAAAAATGGTGGAGTGGAGAAGGTTTTCAAGCataaatttagtgttgaaaATAGAGAGAAGATCTTAAAGGCTTCTCAGTGTTATATCTCCACAACAGCTGGTCCCATAGCCGGTCTTCTTTTCATCACAACTAACAGGATTGCCTTCTGTAGTGAAAGATCTATCAAACTCCAGTCACCAAATGGAATGTCAGCCAGAGCCCATTATAAG ATATCGATACCACTAGAAAAGATAAAAGGCGCAATCGTGAGCCAAAACTCGGAGAGGCCATCACAGAAGTACATTGAACTTGCTACTGTggataactttgatttttggTTCTTGGGATTTCTCAATTATCAAAATACTTACAAATACATTATACAAGCTATTTCTCTACCTCAATACTTTGAACTTTCTACTCATTAA
- the LOC124927886 gene encoding GEM-like protein 6 isoform X1 encodes MVNTFFPQEFSYIIIHDTIFLIKGHVFWLMYVFTVRLGSNITAILKGKLSLGAKIIQNGGMGKIFKKKFNVGNGEKILKASQCYISTTVGPIAGLLFITTHRIAFYSERSIKLQSSSGMSARAHYKVSIPLGKIRGTILSQNEKRPSQKYIELATVDNFDFWFMGFLNYQKTYTSILKAVSLPQFFQLTQQ; translated from the exons ATGGTAAATACTTTTTTCCCTCAAGAATtctcatatattattattcatgaCACAATTTTTCTAATCAAAGGTCATGTCTTTTGGTTGATGTATGTATTTACAGTAAGACTAGGATCCAATATCACTGCAATATTGAAGGGGAAATTGAGCTTAGGAGCCAAAATTATCCAAAATGGTGGAATGGGTAAGATCTTCAAGAAAAAGTTTAATGTTGGAAATGGAGAGAAGATCTTAAAGGCTTCTCAATGCTATATCTCCACAACTGTCGGTCCAATAGCTGGTTTGCTCTTCATCACAACTCACAGGATTGCCTTTTATAGTGAAAGATCCATTAAACTCCAGTCCTCAAGTGGAATGTCAGCCAGAGCCCATTATAAG GTATCGATACCTTTGGGAAAGATAAGGGGCACGATCTTGAGCCAAAACGAGAAGAGGCCTTCACAGAAGTACATTGAACTTGCTACTGTGGATAACTTTGATTTCTGGTTTATGGGATTTCTCAATTATCAGAAGACCTACACTAGCATTCTAAAAGCTGTTTCTCTACCTCAATTCTTTCAACTCACCCAGCAGTGA
- the LOC124927886 gene encoding GEM-like protein 6 isoform X2, with product MYAVINRTKRPAEKEANSIIEHVRLGSNITAILKGKLSLGAKIIQNGGMGKIFKKKFNVGNGEKILKASQCYISTTVGPIAGLLFITTHRIAFYSERSIKLQSSSGMSARAHYKVSIPLGKIRGTILSQNEKRPSQKYIELATVDNFDFWFMGFLNYQKTYTSILKAVSLPQFFQLTQQ from the exons ATGTATGCAGTGATAAATAGAACGAAAAGACCAGCAGAAAAGGAAGCAAATAGCATTATAGAGCATG TAAGACTAGGATCCAATATCACTGCAATATTGAAGGGGAAATTGAGCTTAGGAGCCAAAATTATCCAAAATGGTGGAATGGGTAAGATCTTCAAGAAAAAGTTTAATGTTGGAAATGGAGAGAAGATCTTAAAGGCTTCTCAATGCTATATCTCCACAACTGTCGGTCCAATAGCTGGTTTGCTCTTCATCACAACTCACAGGATTGCCTTTTATAGTGAAAGATCCATTAAACTCCAGTCCTCAAGTGGAATGTCAGCCAGAGCCCATTATAAG GTATCGATACCTTTGGGAAAGATAAGGGGCACGATCTTGAGCCAAAACGAGAAGAGGCCTTCACAGAAGTACATTGAACTTGCTACTGTGGATAACTTTGATTTCTGGTTTATGGGATTTCTCAATTATCAGAAGACCTACACTAGCATTCTAAAAGCTGTTTCTCTACCTCAATTCTTTCAACTCACCCAGCAGTGA
- the LOC124926672 gene encoding putative GEM-like protein 8: MICFLMKFLLAVKLGSNISAIVKGKLGLGAKILKNGGVEKVFKHKFSVENGEKILKASQCYISTTAGPIAGLLFITTNRIAFCSERSIKLQSPNGMSARAHYKISIPLGKIKGAIVSQNSERPSQKYIELATVDNFDFWFMGFLNYQNTYKYIIQAISLPQYFELSTH; this comes from the exons atGATTTGTTTTCTAATGAAATTCTTGCTTGCAGTAAAACTAGGATCTAATATCAGTGCAATAGTAAAGGGGAAGTTGGGCTTAGGAGCCAAAATCCTCAAAAATGGTGGAGTGGAGAAGGTTTTCAAGCATAAGTTTAGTGTTGAAAATGGAGAGAAGATCTTAAAGGCTTCTCAGTGTTATATCTCCACAACAGCTGGTCCCATAGCCGGTCTTCTTTTCATCACAACTAACAGGATTGCCTTCTGTAGTGAAAGATCTATCAAACTCCAGTCCCCAAATGGAATGTCAGCCAGAGCCCATTATAAG ATATCGATACCACTAGGAAAGATAAAAGGCGCAATCGTGAGCCAAAACTCGGAGAGGCCATCACAGAAGTACATTGAACTTGCTACTGTggataactttgatttttggTTCATGGGATTTCTCAATTATCAAAATACTTACAAATACATTATACAAGCTATTTCTCTACCTCAATACTTTGAACTTTCTACTCACTAA